From a single Paramormyrops kingsleyae isolate MSU_618 chromosome 14, PKINGS_0.4, whole genome shotgun sequence genomic region:
- the LOC111838813 gene encoding tubulin alpha-1C chain-like: protein MRECISVHIGQAGIQMGNACWELYCLEHGLQPDGTIAAGGSSQTDSSFGTFFSETGAGKFVPRAVFIDLEPTVVDEIRNGHYRQLYHPEQLISGKEDAANNYARGHYTIGKEIVDSVLDRMRKMADQCTGLQGFLIFHSFGGGTGSGFTSLLMERLSVDYGKKSKLEFSVYPAPQVSTAVVEPYNSILTTHTTLEHSDCSFMVDNEAIFDICMRNLNVERPSYTNLNRLIAQIVSSITASLRFDGALNVDLTEFQTNLVPYPRIHFPLVTYAPIISAEKAYHEQLSVPEITNACFEPANQMVKCDPRRGKYMACCLLYRGDVVPKDVNAAIANIKTRRSIQFVDWCPTGFKVGINYQPPTVVPGGDLAKVQRAVCMLSNTTAIAEAWSRLDHKFDLMYAKRAFVHWYVGEGMEEGEFSEAREDMAALEKDYEEVGADSADCGEEEEEEY, encoded by the exons ATG AGGGAATGCATTTCCGTTCACATTGGCCAAGCTGGTATTCAGATGggcaatgcatgctgggagctGTATTGCCTTGAACATGGTCTGCAGCCTGATGGAACAATTGCAGCAGGTGGCTCTAGCCAGACAGATTCTTCCTTTGGAACTTTTTTTAGTGAAACTGGTGCAGGTAAATTTGTCCCAAGAGCTGTTTTCATAGACCTGGAGCCCACTGTTGTAG ATGAAATTCGAAATGGGCACTACAGACAGTTGTACCACCCAGAGCAGCTAATCAGTGGTAAGGAGGACGCTGCCAATAACTATGCTCGTGGCCATTACACAATAGGCAAGGAGATCGTGGACTCTGTACTTGATCGTATGCGCAAAATG GCTGACCAGTGCACTGGGCTTCAGGGCTTCCTCATCTTCCACAGTTTTGGTGGAGGGACAGGATCTGGCTTCACCTCCTTGCTGATGGAGCGTCTTTCTGTGGACTATGGCAAGAAGTCCAAGCTGGAGTTCTCGGTCTACCCAGCCCCCCAGGTATCCACAGCAGTGGTGGAGCCCTACAACTCAATCCTGACAACCCATACTACTCTGGAACACTCGGATTGCTCTTTCATGGTGGACAATGAGGCCATCTTTGACATCTGCATGCGCAACCTCAATGTTGAGCGTCCTTCTTACACCAACCTCAACCGGTTGATTGCCCAGATTGTGTCCTCAATCACAGCTTCCCTGCGCTTTGATGGTGCTCTGAATGTCGACCTCACAGAGTTCCAGACAAACCTAGTGCCCTACCCTCGCATCCACTTCCCCTTGGTGACCTATGCTCCCATAATTTCTGCTGAGAAAGCATACCACGAACAGCTGTCTGTGCCTGAGATCACTAATGCCTGTTTCGAGCCTGCTAACCAGATGGTGAAGTGTGACCCCCGCCGTGGCAAGTACATGGCCTGCTGCCTGCTGTACCGAGGCGATGTGGTGCCGAAGGATGTCAACGCTGCCATCGCCAACATCAAGACTCGCCGCTCCATCCAGTTTGTGGACTGGTGTCCCACAGGCTTTAAAGTGGGTATCAACTATCAGCCACCaactgtggtgcccggtggagATCTAGCCAAGGTCCAGAGGGCTGTGTGCATGCTGAGCAACACCACTGCCATCGCAGAGGCCTGGAGCCGCTTGGATCACAAGTTCGACCTCATGTATGCGAAGCGCGCCTTCGTTCACTGGTATGTCGGGGAGGGCATGGAGGAAGGGGAGTTCTCCGAGGCCCGGGAAGACATGGCAGCCCTCGAGAAGGATTATGAGGAAGTAGGTGCTGATTCTGCAGACTGTggtgaggaagaagaggaggaatATTAA